One Kitasatospora sp. NBC_01266 genomic window carries:
- a CDS encoding DUF317 domain-containing protein: protein MTDTLTADATTTPPPDKPAADPYTDPAPERADREVRVSPRYLAGSGFDTDAAMEPLTGEAGWNAWSDELANCHISSPCGRAYLGFLPEHNPEPVGLWKAWVRPHHHGQRTWMAAFSEDMPYEFIAAFTANWAEGYRPDDPTFAEPDEGHRDGVEKVLTVLRDAGWDRDPSTGPGRTVERWTAPDGRAGVEVRAHTRGDAEHEILHGDARWTVWAAPAPYRRPMWDAVFSTGTPTGLIAAFCRALAESAPLIREDHHIPRPCRDTITRT, encoded by the coding sequence ATGACCGATACCCTCACCGCCGACGCCACCACCACGCCGCCCCCTGACAAGCCCGCCGCCGACCCGTACACCGACCCCGCGCCCGAGCGTGCGGACCGGGAGGTGCGCGTCAGCCCCCGCTACCTGGCCGGGAGCGGGTTCGACACGGATGCGGCGATGGAGCCCCTGACCGGCGAGGCCGGTTGGAACGCCTGGAGCGACGAGCTCGCCAACTGCCACATCAGCAGCCCGTGCGGGCGTGCCTACCTGGGCTTCCTGCCGGAGCACAACCCGGAGCCGGTCGGCCTGTGGAAGGCGTGGGTGCGCCCGCACCACCACGGCCAGCGGACCTGGATGGCGGCGTTCTCCGAGGACATGCCCTACGAGTTCATCGCCGCCTTCACCGCCAACTGGGCCGAGGGGTATCGCCCGGATGACCCGACGTTCGCCGAGCCGGACGAGGGACACCGCGACGGGGTGGAGAAAGTGCTGACGGTCCTTCGGGACGCTGGGTGGGACCGTGACCCGAGCACCGGGCCGGGCCGCACCGTGGAGCGGTGGACGGCCCCGGACGGTCGCGCCGGGGTGGAGGTGCGGGCGCACACGCGCGGTGACGCCGAGCACGAGATCCTGCACGGCGATGCCCGCTGGACCGTCTGGGCCGCGCCCGCCCCCTACCGTCGCCCGATGTGGGACGCCGTGTTCTCCACCGGCACCCCGACCGGCCTGATCGCCGCCTTCTGCCGAGCCCTGGCCGAGTCGGCCCCGCTGATCCGCGAGGACCACCACATCCCGCGCCCCTGCCGGGACACGATCACCCGCACCTGA
- a CDS encoding AfsR/SARP family transcriptional regulator, whose product MQRLIVVLLGHVEEQDALRLRAVLSNGRPHGLAAVQLADAPMHEAMKLHVQADGHATLAPPHGATTTPIRLFHLKADAADILLQLVPEPAQSESPAGTGAEQQEPAENAPDIRESGPSASAVAPENTETIDVANSERQAERLQDPGAETLQNENSSPMEKAGGNRGSVPGGERTRPVRIRLLGPLTVTVHGKTVTRGLVGYAGELLAYLAVHPHPVTKEAILEAIWPERTPQAATQAFNTAKTSVRTALRQALAATTSVNGILTTGDLSHINYELIGTDLADFDDAVRATASATDAVDRLAAHRRVADLYTGELCAGASYDWAEPAREDLRRRALDALGALASAAAPEDPERAMTYLDQAIGIDRYNEQLYIRLAQLQAAHGRLDAVRLTTERLTSSLGELGEKPCPPTSRALQELLHPTSTPKYGTRPAPPVRRPVMTPVTRGARP is encoded by the coding sequence TTGCAGCGGCTGATCGTGGTGCTGCTCGGCCACGTCGAGGAGCAGGACGCTCTGCGCCTGCGTGCCGTGCTCAGTAACGGCCGACCACACGGGCTGGCCGCGGTCCAACTCGCCGACGCCCCCATGCACGAGGCAATGAAGCTCCACGTGCAGGCCGACGGGCACGCCACGCTCGCACCGCCGCACGGCGCCACCACAACGCCGATCCGGCTCTTTCACCTGAAAGCCGACGCCGCGGACATCCTTCTCCAGCTAGTTCCGGAGCCCGCACAGTCAGAATCCCCTGCCGGCACCGGCGCGGAGCAGCAGGAACCCGCCGAGAATGCGCCAGACATCCGTGAGAGTGGACCTTCGGCCTCGGCGGTCGCGCCGGAGAACACAGAAACCATCGACGTCGCGAATTCAGAGCGACAGGCAGAGCGTTTGCAAGACCCGGGAGCTGAAACGCTCCAGAATGAGAACTCGTCACCGATGGAAAAAGCCGGTGGGAACCGGGGGAGTGTGCCTGGCGGAGAAAGAACTCGGCCCGTCCGGATCCGCTTGCTTGGCCCGCTCACCGTCACCGTCCACGGGAAAACGGTCACGCGCGGCCTGGTCGGGTACGCGGGCGAGCTGCTGGCCTACCTCGCGGTCCACCCACATCCGGTGACCAAGGAAGCGATCCTCGAAGCCATCTGGCCGGAGCGCACGCCGCAGGCGGCGACCCAGGCCTTCAACACTGCGAAGACCAGCGTCCGCACCGCCCTGCGCCAGGCGCTGGCCGCGACTACATCGGTCAACGGCATCCTCACGACCGGCGATCTGTCGCACATCAACTACGAACTCATCGGCACCGACCTCGCCGACTTCGACGACGCCGTCCGAGCAACTGCATCCGCCACCGACGCGGTCGACCGCCTGGCAGCCCACCGTCGCGTCGCCGACCTCTATACCGGTGAACTGTGCGCGGGTGCGTCCTACGACTGGGCCGAGCCCGCCCGTGAGGACCTCCGCCGGCGAGCCCTGGACGCCCTCGGGGCCCTCGCCTCCGCGGCTGCACCCGAAGACCCGGAGCGTGCGATGACCTACCTGGACCAGGCCATCGGCATCGACCGCTACAACGAGCAGCTGTACATCCGCCTCGCGCAGCTCCAGGCCGCGCACGGCCGCCTTGACGCGGTCCGCCTGACCACGGAGCGCCTCACCTCAAGTCTTGGCGAACTCGGAGAGAAGCCCTGCCCGCCCACGAGCCGAGCGCTGCAGGAACTCCTCCATCCCACCTCCACGCCGAAGTACGGCACCCGTCCGGCTCCGCCCGTTCGGCGGCCCGTCATGACGCCGGTGACTCGCGGAGCCAGGCCATGA
- a CDS encoding IS3 family transposase, with amino-acid sequence MDEAFAAVEHELGVTAACRLTGRSRATHYRSLKPTPVREPRSPQVQPSALTAEERDAVMELMNSPEYAELAPAQIWARELDTGHYHCSVSTMYRILRERGQSGERRRQATHPAKTVPELVADGPSQVFTWDITKAAGPSKGIWYHAYVIIDIFSRYIVGHTVEAAESAERAEELIRDTITRNGIVPETVHADRGTSMTSKKVSQLLIDLGVTRSHSRPKVSNDNPYSEAQFKTTKYMSDYPERFESLAHAREWFDAFISYYNHEHRHSGIGLHTPASVHFGTAEEIRDQRAVTLAEAYTRHPERFGRRPRPPEIPKTAWINDPAKRREPAPQTS; translated from the coding sequence GTGGACGAGGCGTTCGCCGCCGTCGAACACGAGCTGGGCGTCACAGCCGCGTGCCGGCTGACCGGCCGCTCCCGGGCCACCCACTACCGCAGCCTGAAGCCGACGCCCGTGCGCGAGCCAAGGTCGCCGCAGGTCCAGCCGTCGGCCCTGACGGCCGAAGAGCGTGACGCGGTAATGGAGTTGATGAACAGCCCCGAGTACGCCGAGCTGGCGCCCGCGCAGATCTGGGCCCGTGAGCTGGACACCGGGCACTACCACTGCTCGGTCTCCACGATGTACCGGATCCTGCGTGAGCGGGGGCAGTCCGGTGAGCGCCGCCGCCAGGCCACCCACCCGGCCAAGACGGTGCCCGAACTGGTCGCCGACGGCCCGTCGCAGGTCTTCACCTGGGACATCACCAAAGCGGCCGGCCCAAGCAAGGGCATCTGGTACCACGCCTACGTCATCATCGACATCTTCAGCCGCTACATCGTCGGCCACACCGTCGAGGCGGCCGAATCAGCCGAGCGAGCCGAGGAGTTGATCCGCGACACCATCACGCGCAACGGCATCGTCCCCGAGACCGTGCACGCCGACCGCGGCACCTCCATGACCTCCAAGAAGGTCTCCCAGCTGCTGATCGACCTCGGCGTCACCAGAAGCCATTCGCGCCCGAAGGTCTCCAACGACAACCCCTACAGCGAAGCCCAGTTCAAGACCACCAAGTACATGTCCGACTATCCCGAACGGTTCGAATCCCTGGCCCACGCCCGCGAATGGTTCGACGCCTTCATCTCGTACTACAACCACGAGCACAGGCACTCAGGCATCGGACTACACACGCCCGCCAGCGTCCACTTCGGCACCGCCGAGGAGATCCGCGACCAGCGGGCCGTCACCCTCGCCGAGGCCTACACACGCCACCCCGAACGCTTCGGCCGCCGCCCCAGACCACCCGAGATCCCGAAGACAGCGTGGATCAACGACCCCGCCAAGCGCAGGGAACCCGCACCACAAACCTCATAG
- a CDS encoding LysM peptidoglycan-binding domain-containing protein — MTRKTTRLPRFDRLRALGRALAAGVALAALVVGLPCALTWCAEPLDLTHVPTWGELSAELTGGVSLFTLMRMLVLVGWALWLLICGQTLYEVAWCVARLPQLLRAGPGEQPPILRVRRTLTGALVISVVLGLLTLLRPTAGSAAASPLTFTAAPVAATASPAPTVKAVRVESNSTNATCEVLPGDTLWDLAERHLGNPLRWKEIYQLNSGRAQGDGSRLADPDTIRPGWIFLLPAAGVVKPEPNAAAPSGPVASRSTQPPAPAAVPPAPPSRPAPKAPLPGPRPPAAAPTAKPAPTTPAAVHAAPPGLELPAGAGYLALSVGIALSAAAVARTLYRRRTYQPGRIGPAGHPKETRPEEATLTASLRRISRLRSGDAASAPLDDTPIGTRAEDFKSSETVVTL; from the coding sequence GTGACCCGCAAGACCACCCGCCTCCCGCGCTTCGATCGCCTCCGAGCGCTCGGTCGCGCGCTCGCCGCCGGCGTCGCCCTCGCTGCGCTCGTCGTCGGGCTCCCATGCGCTCTCACCTGGTGCGCTGAGCCCTTGGACCTCACCCATGTGCCGACCTGGGGCGAGCTCAGCGCCGAACTGACCGGCGGAGTCTCGCTCTTTACGCTCATGCGGATGCTGGTCCTCGTCGGGTGGGCACTGTGGCTGTTGATCTGCGGGCAGACCCTGTACGAAGTGGCATGGTGCGTAGCTCGCCTGCCGCAGCTCCTGCGTGCTGGACCAGGGGAGCAGCCACCCATCCTTCGTGTACGCCGCACGCTCACTGGCGCCCTGGTCATCAGCGTCGTTCTCGGCCTCCTCACCCTGCTACGGCCGACAGCGGGCTCTGCCGCCGCCTCCCCGCTGACCTTCACCGCCGCGCCCGTAGCCGCCACAGCGAGCCCGGCACCGACCGTCAAGGCCGTCCGCGTCGAGAGCAACAGCACCAACGCGACATGCGAGGTGCTCCCCGGTGACACCCTGTGGGACCTCGCGGAGCGCCACCTCGGCAACCCGCTGCGCTGGAAGGAGATCTACCAGCTCAACAGTGGTCGGGCACAAGGCGACGGCAGCCGACTCGCCGACCCTGACACCATTCGGCCTGGCTGGATCTTCCTTCTCCCCGCCGCCGGTGTCGTAAAGCCCGAGCCAAATGCCGCAGCCCCGTCAGGGCCTGTGGCCAGCCGTAGCACCCAGCCGCCGGCACCAGCAGCAGTGCCACCGGCACCGCCAAGTCGCCCAGCCCCCAAGGCGCCTCTGCCGGGACCGCGGCCACCCGCGGCGGCTCCCACCGCCAAGCCGGCGCCGACGACTCCGGCAGCCGTCCACGCAGCACCACCCGGCCTCGAACTCCCCGCAGGTGCTGGCTATCTGGCGCTCTCCGTCGGTATCGCCCTCAGCGCCGCTGCTGTGGCACGAACCCTCTACCGCCGACGCACCTACCAGCCCGGGCGGATCGGCCCGGCCGGGCACCCGAAGGAAACGCGGCCGGAGGAGGCCACGCTCACAGCTTCCCTGCGGCGCATCAGTCGCCTCCGCTCGGGCGACGCAGCATCTGCGCCTCTGGACGACACGCCGATCGGCACCCGGGCGGAAGATTTCAAGTCCAGTGAGACGGTCGTGACGCTATGA
- a CDS encoding pilus assembly protein TadG-related protein codes for MTPEPLPDAAVGRAGDEGSVTAFTVTIIAALIALLGLVADGGLALAAKVQAAGEAQEAARAGARHLDLDRLRTDHTIDLGPDAAQNAATNYLDAAGAQGRVNATADEVTVTVEHTQRTQLLSLVGVTSLHVTATATAHAAWRDGTP; via the coding sequence ATGACTCCCGAGCCGCTGCCGGACGCTGCTGTCGGCAGAGCGGGTGACGAAGGATCGGTCACAGCCTTCACCGTCACCATCATCGCCGCATTGATCGCACTCCTCGGTCTGGTCGCCGACGGCGGACTCGCCCTGGCCGCCAAGGTCCAAGCCGCCGGCGAAGCCCAGGAAGCCGCCCGAGCGGGAGCACGCCACCTCGACCTCGACCGTCTCCGGACCGACCACACCATCGATCTCGGACCCGACGCCGCACAGAACGCCGCCACCAACTACCTCGACGCAGCAGGTGCCCAGGGCCGGGTCAACGCCACGGCGGATGAGGTCACGGTCACCGTCGAACACACCCAGCGCACCCAACTCCTCTCCCTCGTCGGCGTTACCTCGCTGCACGTCACCGCCACCGCAACCGCCCATGCCGCCTGGCGAGACGGCACACCGTGA
- a CDS encoding TadE family protein produces the protein MWARDDERAKDRGSVSVELTLITPLLITLVLLAVGVGRLAGARLDVEDAAHQAARAASRARSFDEARGAGQQMANEALSQAGTSCPQPETNVDTDAFHPGGQVVVTVSCTVALADLSAVPLPGHQTITAAFTAPLDTYTSDTP, from the coding sequence ATGTGGGCTCGCGACGACGAACGAGCGAAGGACCGCGGCTCGGTCTCCGTCGAGCTGACGCTGATCACCCCGTTGCTCATCACGTTGGTGCTGCTGGCGGTTGGTGTGGGTCGGTTGGCCGGAGCCCGCCTCGACGTCGAGGACGCGGCCCACCAGGCCGCACGGGCAGCCTCACGCGCTCGCAGCTTCGACGAAGCGCGCGGCGCGGGGCAGCAGATGGCGAACGAGGCCCTGTCGCAGGCGGGAACGTCCTGCCCCCAGCCCGAGACGAACGTTGACACGGACGCCTTCCACCCCGGCGGCCAGGTCGTGGTCACGGTCAGCTGCACGGTCGCGCTCGCCGATCTCTCAGCTGTCCCGCTGCCCGGTCATCAGACGATCACCGCAGCGTTCACCGCTCCCTTGGACACCTACACCTCGGACACGCCATGA
- a CDS encoding TadE/TadG family type IV pilus assembly protein — translation MVTNSSADKQRRRPGDQGSASPELVIATSLLLLLLMAIVQFALASHAHHIAQAAAAQAVAAARTQNADTATGQRAGEELLRQIDSASLQQTSVIVERTATTATAEVHGHVIELLPYLRLDVSAHAAGPVEQLTGPAADG, via the coding sequence ATGGTCACCAATTCCTCTGCGGACAAGCAGCGGAGGCGCCCAGGCGATCAGGGATCGGCGAGCCCTGAGCTGGTCATCGCCACTTCACTGCTGCTCCTCCTGCTCATGGCGATCGTGCAGTTCGCTCTCGCGTCACACGCTCACCACATCGCGCAGGCGGCCGCAGCCCAGGCGGTAGCAGCGGCCCGCACTCAGAACGCCGACACCGCCACCGGTCAACGCGCCGGTGAGGAACTACTGCGGCAGATCGACTCCGCCAGCCTCCAGCAGACCTCCGTCATCGTCGAGCGGACAGCTACCACGGCCACGGCGGAGGTGCACGGACACGTCATCGAACTCCTGCCCTACCTACGCCTGGACGTCAGCGCCCACGCGGCAGGCCCGGTCGAGCAGCTCACCGGACCAGCAGCCGACGGCTGA
- a CDS encoding type II secretion system F family protein, with product MITAVLCGAGFGAGAWTFWRGVRPPREDLADALAPAVALPPSPTDVEAGWAARAGAASVPLWQRCRFPGAKTAADLRTLGIPVERHLAEKTTAAVAGLVMPVLFAALTALAGVRIGWVLPVWGSLVLGGALSFAPDLIVRQKASERRAEVRHALSVMLDLTVVALSGGAGVEQALTAAASAGHGVGFAAFRRALQKADLTRTAAWGPLGELGSQLGVTELGELAATAALAGSEGARVKNSLATKAATLRGHLLAEAESDAASATERMSLPVVTLFGGFLLFLGYPAITHALTGL from the coding sequence GTGATCACCGCTGTGCTGTGCGGCGCCGGGTTCGGCGCCGGGGCCTGGACGTTCTGGCGCGGTGTGCGCCCGCCTCGTGAGGACCTCGCCGATGCCCTCGCCCCGGCGGTAGCCCTGCCGCCGTCGCCAACGGACGTTGAAGCAGGCTGGGCGGCCCGGGCCGGGGCCGCGTCCGTACCGCTGTGGCAACGGTGCCGGTTCCCTGGCGCCAAGACGGCAGCTGACCTGCGCACGCTGGGGATCCCTGTGGAGCGGCACCTCGCGGAGAAGACCACCGCGGCCGTGGCTGGCCTGGTGATGCCTGTGCTGTTCGCCGCGCTCACGGCGCTGGCCGGTGTGCGTATCGGCTGGGTCCTACCGGTCTGGGGCAGCCTGGTCCTCGGCGGTGCGCTGTCCTTCGCCCCTGACCTGATTGTTCGCCAGAAGGCTTCCGAGCGGCGGGCGGAGGTCCGTCACGCCTTGTCGGTCATGCTGGACCTCACCGTCGTCGCGCTCTCCGGCGGCGCCGGCGTCGAGCAGGCGCTCACCGCCGCGGCCTCGGCAGGTCACGGAGTCGGCTTCGCGGCCTTCCGTCGCGCGCTGCAGAAGGCTGACCTCACCCGTACCGCGGCATGGGGGCCGCTGGGCGAACTCGGATCTCAGCTCGGCGTCACCGAGCTGGGCGAACTCGCCGCCACCGCGGCGCTGGCCGGTAGCGAAGGTGCGCGGGTGAAGAACTCCCTGGCCACGAAAGCCGCCACGCTGCGCGGCCACCTGCTGGCCGAAGCGGAGTCAGACGCCGCGTCCGCCACCGAGCGGATGAGCCTGCCGGTGGTCACCCTCTTCGGCGGATTCCTCCTCTTCCTCGGTTACCCCGCCATCACCCACGCCCTCACCGGCCTCTAG
- a CDS encoding type II secretion system F family protein: MSAPLAALAAWALPGLLGRDRRGQQAIDRIEAIASWTEQLRDTLSAAAGLEQALLATAATAPLPVRKEVAALAERIRRGQRLPEALRELAAGLADPLGDLVVLALLGAAGRQSGRLGDLLAGLAASAREQAQMRTRTASSRARVRTSVRIVVGTTLAMAMGLVLLNRDYLRPFDTAQGQFVLLLVGGMFAAAFAWLRKIATFTEPARLLAASQVSQEST; encoded by the coding sequence GTGTCGGCACCACTCGCCGCGCTGGCCGCGTGGGCGCTGCCCGGGCTGCTCGGACGCGACCGCAGAGGACAGCAGGCCATCGATCGGATCGAGGCCATCGCCTCCTGGACCGAGCAGCTACGCGACACACTCAGCGCGGCCGCCGGACTCGAACAGGCGCTCCTCGCCACTGCCGCGACGGCTCCGCTGCCCGTGCGAAAGGAAGTTGCCGCGCTGGCCGAGCGGATCCGGCGCGGACAGCGCCTGCCGGAAGCGCTGCGCGAGCTCGCGGCCGGCCTGGCGGACCCGCTCGGCGACCTGGTGGTCCTGGCCCTCCTCGGCGCCGCCGGCCGCCAGAGCGGTCGGCTCGGTGACCTGCTTGCCGGACTCGCGGCCTCGGCCCGGGAGCAGGCGCAGATGCGCACCCGCACCGCCTCCTCACGAGCCCGGGTCCGGACCTCGGTGCGGATCGTCGTCGGCACGACGCTGGCCATGGCGATGGGCCTGGTCCTGCTGAACCGGGACTACCTGCGGCCATTCGACACCGCGCAAGGGCAGTTCGTGCTGCTGCTCGTGGGCGGGATGTTCGCGGCGGCCTTCGCCTGGCTTCGCAAGATCGCGACCTTCACCGAACCCGCCCGGCTGCTTGCCGCGTCCCAGGTGTCGCAGGAGAGCACGTGA
- a CDS encoding CpaF family protein, whose product MPLTAHQWRSIGERLLSEALERRTGKLLLEGRALDAEAEERAVRAAHDALFGLGGLQALLDDSEVENIDANGCDRVFVRYADGRKEQMAPIAASDAELVELIRTIAARGGAEERRFDRAVPRLNVQLPDGSRMFAVMAVSGRVSLSIRRHRYPRATLPELRKLGVFDAELESLLRALVLARKNIIVAGGTNVGKTTLLRALASEIPSSERLVTIEDTYELGLHEDGLHPDVVPMQAREANIEGEGAIDQAELVRWGLRMAPDRVIVGEIRGAEVVPMCNAMSQGNDGSLSTIHASTSRGVFTKLAAYAVQAPERLSLEATNLLVASAVHFVVHLARDTSGRRAISSVREIIGADGPQLISNEVYRPGPERRAVCSTPLRAQTVAELEATGFLPPVAAGFGGWSE is encoded by the coding sequence GTGCCGCTGACGGCGCATCAGTGGCGCTCGATTGGCGAGCGGCTGCTCTCCGAGGCCCTGGAGCGGCGCACCGGGAAGCTTCTGCTGGAGGGCCGTGCGCTGGATGCCGAGGCTGAGGAGCGGGCGGTGCGCGCCGCGCACGACGCGCTGTTCGGGCTGGGTGGACTGCAGGCACTGTTGGACGACAGCGAGGTTGAGAACATCGACGCGAACGGGTGTGACCGGGTGTTCGTCCGCTATGCCGACGGGCGGAAGGAGCAGATGGCGCCGATCGCCGCTTCGGACGCTGAGCTGGTGGAGCTGATCCGTACCATCGCGGCCCGGGGTGGCGCCGAGGAGCGTCGGTTCGACCGGGCGGTGCCGCGTCTGAACGTCCAACTTCCCGACGGGTCGCGGATGTTCGCGGTGATGGCCGTCTCCGGCCGGGTCTCGCTGTCGATCCGCCGCCACCGCTACCCGCGGGCCACCTTGCCTGAGCTGCGGAAGCTCGGTGTGTTCGACGCCGAGTTGGAGTCGCTTCTGCGGGCGCTGGTGCTCGCGCGGAAGAACATCATCGTGGCGGGCGGCACCAACGTGGGCAAGACCACGCTGTTGCGGGCGCTCGCGTCGGAGATCCCGTCCTCCGAGCGGCTGGTGACGATCGAGGACACCTACGAGCTGGGTCTGCACGAGGACGGACTGCACCCGGACGTGGTCCCGATGCAGGCACGCGAGGCGAACATCGAGGGCGAGGGCGCGATCGACCAGGCTGAGCTTGTGCGTTGGGGTCTGCGGATGGCCCCGGACCGGGTGATCGTCGGGGAGATCAGGGGCGCCGAGGTGGTGCCGATGTGCAACGCAATGTCGCAGGGCAACGACGGCTCGCTGTCCACGATCCACGCCTCCACCTCCCGAGGCGTGTTCACCAAGCTGGCCGCCTACGCCGTCCAGGCGCCGGAGCGGCTGAGCCTGGAGGCGACGAACCTCCTGGTGGCGTCCGCCGTCCACTTCGTCGTCCACCTCGCTCGGGACACCAGCGGGCGCCGCGCGATCTCCTCGGTCCGCGAGATCATCGGAGCCGACGGGCCCCAGCTTATTTCCAACGAGGTCTACCGTCCCGGCCCGGAGCGACGAGCCGTCTGCAGCACGCCCCTTCGAGCGCAGACCGTTGCGGAACTCGAAGCGACCGGTTTCCTGCCGCCGGTGGCGGCCGGCTTCGGTGGGTGGTCGGAATGA
- a CDS encoding SAF domain-containing protein, which produces MAGFWATAITSSGRTSVLALARPVAFGQVLTAADVRTVSIGEHSGVPVLAASRRTEVVGRAVTSALPAGALLSEEALASAVPGAGQAVATMSLKSGRVPPMVGPGAQVVVSETKPAVPGAPAGSGEGSVRGVVLDARPGPGGAGTVVVTVLCDQGSAMRAAQLQEPALVVLPAQGADGAAVAGR; this is translated from the coding sequence GTGGCCGGCTTCTGGGCGACGGCTATTACTTCCAGCGGTCGGACGAGCGTCCTGGCGCTGGCCCGGCCTGTTGCGTTCGGGCAGGTGCTGACAGCCGCCGACGTGCGGACGGTGAGCATCGGTGAACACAGCGGTGTCCCCGTGCTGGCCGCCTCACGCCGCACGGAGGTTGTCGGCCGGGCGGTGACATCCGCACTGCCGGCTGGGGCGCTGCTCTCCGAGGAGGCGCTGGCCTCGGCGGTGCCCGGTGCCGGGCAGGCGGTGGCGACGATGTCGTTGAAGAGTGGCCGTGTGCCGCCGATGGTTGGGCCGGGCGCGCAGGTCGTGGTGTCCGAGACCAAGCCCGCAGTACCCGGAGCACCGGCCGGGTCGGGCGAGGGATCGGTGCGCGGAGTCGTGTTGGACGCCCGTCCGGGGCCTGGTGGCGCTGGGACGGTGGTGGTGACTGTGCTGTGCGATCAGGGCAGCGCGATGCGAGCCGCGCAGCTCCAGGAGCCGGCGCTTGTCGTGCTGCCCGCGCAGGGGGCTGACGGCGCCGCAGTGGCGGGGAGGTGA
- a CDS encoding HAD family hydrolase, which produces MLARTLVLWDIDRTLLYVGEIDRRVYREAFARVVGRPADHLPARGTGVTMPLAVRQLLHENSVPASGVDTLAERMMHLLPELLAARVAEMRTEGRLMGGAVTALQVVRQTAELVPTVLTGNLRANGEIKLEAFELGRYLDTSIGAFASDDSHRPALVAVAQRRAGLKHQTEFTNANTVIIGDSLEDVRTGLQGGAKVIGVASGTSSMQELADAGADAVLEDLTDAQLLLATIARLVD; this is translated from the coding sequence ATGCTCGCCCGAACGCTCGTACTCTGGGACATCGACCGGACACTGCTCTACGTCGGCGAGATCGATCGGCGGGTCTACCGCGAGGCCTTCGCGCGTGTGGTCGGTCGCCCCGCCGACCACCTTCCTGCCCGGGGTACCGGGGTGACGATGCCGCTGGCTGTTCGTCAGCTCCTGCACGAGAACAGCGTCCCTGCGTCGGGCGTTGACACCTTGGCTGAGCGCATGATGCATCTCCTGCCCGAGCTGCTGGCCGCCCGCGTGGCGGAGATGCGCACCGAGGGTCGGCTCATGGGCGGGGCGGTCACTGCCCTGCAGGTGGTGCGCCAGACTGCTGAGCTGGTCCCGACTGTGCTGACGGGGAACCTGCGGGCGAACGGCGAGATCAAGCTCGAGGCTTTCGAGTTGGGTCGCTACCTGGACACCTCGATCGGTGCGTTCGCCTCGGACGATTCCCACCGACCGGCTCTCGTGGCCGTGGCCCAGAGAAGGGCAGGGTTGAAGCACCAGACGGAGTTCACGAACGCCAACACGGTGATCATTGGCGACTCCCTGGAGGATGTTCGAACTGGCCTTCAGGGGGGAGCGAAGGTAATCGGAGTCGCCTCCGGGACCAGCAGCATGCAGGAACTCGCAGACGCCGGAGCCGACGCGGTTCTGGAAGATTTGACGGATGCTCAGCTGCTTCTTGCGACCATCGCGAGACTGGTGGACTGA